In Syntrophorhabdaceae bacterium, the following are encoded in one genomic region:
- the pyrF gene encoding orotidine-5'-phosphate decarboxylase, translating to MDPKEKIIFALDVDHFEEAQKLVMEFKDHVGMFKVGKQLFTHCGPKIVDFINMKSSRVFLDLKYHDIPNTVAKAVIEAAKLGVELVNVHASGGFTMMKEARAALNKAVHTQGLHKPKIIGVTVLTSLDGEELKRIGFEMPVIELTKRLTLLVKEAGLDGVVAGGGEIEMIRETCGKDFIIVTPGVRIDGKKDDQKRTITPKEAIEKGATYIVLGRAVRDSANPQDLLRAICKDIKDAASHQ from the coding sequence ATGGATCCCAAGGAAAAAATCATCTTCGCCCTCGATGTGGACCATTTCGAGGAAGCCCAGAAACTTGTTATGGAATTCAAAGATCACGTGGGTATGTTCAAAGTCGGCAAGCAGCTTTTTACCCACTGCGGTCCGAAAATCGTAGATTTCATCAACATGAAGAGCTCCAGGGTGTTTCTTGATCTCAAGTACCACGATATTCCGAACACCGTGGCCAAGGCGGTGATCGAGGCGGCGAAACTCGGGGTGGAACTGGTCAACGTACACGCGTCAGGCGGATTCACAATGATGAAAGAGGCGCGAGCGGCACTTAATAAGGCGGTTCACACTCAGGGGCTTCATAAGCCGAAGATCATCGGCGTTACGGTACTCACGAGCCTTGACGGTGAGGAACTCAAGCGGATCGGTTTTGAGATGCCCGTTATTGAACTGACGAAAAGACTTACGCTGCTTGTCAAAGAAGCTGGCCTTGACGGCGTTGTAGCCGGCGGGGGCGAAATCGAGATGATACGCGAGACATGCGGAAAAGATTTTATCATCGTGACGCCCGGGGTTAGGATCGACGGTAAAAAAGATGACCAAAAACGTACCATAACACCCAAGGAAGCTATCGAGAAAGGGGCCACCTATATCGTCCTCGGTAGAGCGGTGAGAGACAGCGCAAATCCTCAGGATCTCCTGAGAGCGATCTGTAAGGATATAAAAGATGCCGCTTCTCACCAATAA
- a CDS encoding FAD-dependent oxidoreductase: MSSKERLVVIGGVAAGMSAASSFKRMKPQDESYVLEKDHFISYGVCSLPYYISDDVKDIVSLISLTPEKATQERGITVLTRHEALRIDPAQKQVVVTDLNANETKTVSYDKLVIATGGLPVKPPLPGIDLKHIFSVRTLNDGMEIKRFIDRWTSSSDSAPERTAENRTGVRKNIMKAVIVGGGYIGMEMCESLKKRGLDITVIEKMDRVLGNMDSSVTGIVEDKLRSEGVTLRKGVSVEGFEGKDEAVTRVITDKGPCDADIVILAIGTRPNTAVARAAGVMLGAGGAITVDEFLRTNVPDILAAGDCAEATHLVTGKKVYIPLGTTANKQGRIAGENAAGARHIFEGIVGTAVTKIFDLEVARTGLSPLEADHEGYHYFVSTIQGTSRSSAYPAGKALTVTYVVEAETGRLLGAQMAGVEGVAHRIDTLAACLYNRMSIEDVARLDLGYAPPFATVWDPILIAANVALKKLQKPE; encoded by the coding sequence ATGTCCTCGAAAGAACGTCTCGTTGTGATAGGCGGGGTGGCGGCCGGAATGAGCGCTGCCAGTAGCTTTAAGAGGATGAAGCCACAGGACGAATCGTACGTTCTTGAAAAGGATCATTTTATATCCTACGGGGTATGCAGTCTCCCCTATTACATTTCGGACGACGTGAAGGACATAGTGAGCCTGATCTCACTCACTCCCGAGAAGGCAACCCAGGAGCGGGGCATCACGGTGCTCACACGCCATGAGGCCTTACGGATAGATCCCGCACAAAAACAGGTCGTCGTAACAGATCTTAACGCAAATGAAACAAAAACCGTCTCCTATGACAAACTTGTTATTGCCACGGGCGGATTGCCCGTCAAACCGCCGCTTCCAGGCATTGACCTCAAGCATATTTTCAGCGTCAGGACTCTAAATGACGGCATGGAGATTAAAAGATTTATTGACCGGTGGACGTCTTCCTCGGATTCAGCACCCGAACGTACAGCCGAAAACCGTACGGGCGTAAGGAAAAATATTATGAAAGCGGTCATCGTGGGCGGCGGTTATATCGGCATGGAAATGTGCGAATCGCTCAAGAAGCGCGGTCTTGATATTACAGTCATTGAAAAGATGGACCGAGTGCTCGGAAACATGGACTCAAGCGTCACCGGCATAGTCGAGGATAAGCTCCGCTCGGAAGGGGTGACGCTCCGCAAAGGGGTTTCCGTTGAAGGCTTTGAAGGAAAGGATGAGGCCGTCACGAGGGTCATCACGGATAAGGGACCTTGCGACGCCGATATCGTGATCCTGGCCATTGGGACACGTCCCAACACAGCCGTGGCACGGGCTGCAGGCGTGATGCTGGGCGCAGGCGGAGCCATAACCGTTGACGAATTTCTCCGTACCAATGTGCCGGATATCCTTGCCGCAGGCGATTGCGCCGAAGCCACGCACCTCGTAACGGGTAAGAAAGTCTACATCCCGCTCGGCACCACGGCCAATAAGCAGGGCAGGATTGCCGGAGAAAATGCCGCCGGCGCGCGGCACATCTTTGAGGGCATCGTCGGAACCGCCGTTACCAAGATATTTGACCTGGAGGTGGCCCGGACCGGCCTTTCGCCACTAGAGGCGGACCATGAAGGATATCATTATTTTGTATCCACCATTCAGGGAACGTCGCGAAGTAGCGCCTATCCCGCGGGAAAGGCGCTCACCGTCACATATGTGGTCGAAGCAGAGACAGGCAGACTCCTCGGCGCACAGATGGCGGGCGTTGAGGGGGTGGCCCACCGTATCGATACACTTGCTGCCTGCCTCTACAACAGGATGAGTATAGAGGATGTGGCAAGGCTTGATCTGGGCTATGCCCCGCCCTTTGCCACTGTTTGGGACCCTATCCTTATCGCAGCCAATGTTGCGCTAAAGAAATTGCAAAAACCCGAATAA
- a CDS encoding YfhO family protein, with translation MRSLYKSVRLSKELLDHARNLFLPIIGFSGLVLLYFYPFLSSKNIFSERDLAPFFIPPKILWVDLVKSFIFPFWNPYNYSGIPLFATLQPGVFYPPHLIYFLLPFNVAWNWLIILHFLFTGVGFYAFLRYIKISRLSAFLGGTVLILSGYLVSVHNLLPHLFAVAWFSPILLFFLKHVETKRKKYAVVSGIFLVFQFCAGAPEIVLLTVIVLCFISFFPKLFVLESGPSRLDGVKALWITLLVCVLLAGAQWVPFYELKTQSIRASGLPYQDVVTWSFGWKDFIQFFLPDVFGYLQTMEKYWQNQSWLKTVYVGLMPICFSVLFFLGRDKRRIFFAFIMLISLILALGGNTPLYKLLCRIPPFNAIRYPVKFLFLLFFGISVSTAFGLDRLRTYFENRDRKIECTVQVSLYVGLVFAILWGYCSFYGASVENFLLAHGFKPPLYNEIWFNLHNLKRFLLFSFLFCLALFLYLKSEKGGFRKILLSFVLCVSIADLFLANYGFFSSVPWKWFVAKEGVVKEIPAPVGTERYFVTVKTEYQFQNVVLGKNSMSSPYASMYGLYAIGGSEVMRVQSQDTFLRMFSCFKNVVEAERLLDMGGIKYVIISYEVDNKDFKLIAKEGMGDQAAYLYEYERYPGRFLLFDKVRKVDTTEDTVKTMVESKDIDFRKTLVITDKHIPYLTAEQPLQGEMTLVSYEPNKSIITCDTNQDAFLYVSDTYYPGWRAYVDGKETRIYRANLAFRAVQVPKGRHTVVFRYVPTSFYVGLCLTFLGILLCICLVRKDGKSRA, from the coding sequence TTGCGCAGTCTTTACAAATCCGTTCGACTCAGCAAAGAGCTCCTCGATCACGCGCGTAACCTATTTCTGCCGATTATCGGCTTCAGCGGTTTAGTTCTCCTCTATTTCTATCCTTTTTTATCGTCAAAGAACATTTTCAGCGAAAGGGACCTTGCCCCGTTCTTCATACCCCCCAAGATCCTCTGGGTCGATCTCGTCAAGAGTTTCATATTTCCCTTTTGGAACCCTTATAACTACTCGGGTATCCCTTTATTTGCCACATTACAACCCGGCGTATTCTATCCACCTCATCTGATCTACTTCCTCCTCCCCTTCAATGTTGCCTGGAACTGGCTTATCATACTTCATTTCTTGTTCACGGGGGTGGGGTTCTACGCCTTCTTGCGCTATATCAAAATTTCCCGATTGTCGGCTTTTCTCGGCGGCACGGTTTTGATACTGTCGGGATATCTCGTCTCGGTCCATAACCTTCTTCCTCATCTTTTTGCTGTGGCCTGGTTTTCTCCAATACTCCTGTTCTTCCTCAAACACGTGGAGACGAAGAGAAAGAAATACGCAGTCGTTTCCGGCATATTCCTCGTTTTTCAATTTTGCGCTGGCGCCCCCGAGATAGTGCTGTTGACGGTCATCGTTCTGTGCTTCATATCTTTTTTTCCGAAACTGTTCGTGCTGGAAAGTGGCCCATCCCGGCTCGACGGGGTAAAGGCCCTATGGATCACGCTTCTCGTGTGCGTCCTTCTTGCCGGGGCCCAATGGGTGCCCTTCTATGAACTCAAGACCCAGAGTATACGCGCTTCCGGATTGCCGTATCAGGACGTGGTTACCTGGTCTTTTGGCTGGAAGGATTTCATTCAATTCTTTCTGCCTGATGTCTTTGGTTACCTTCAAACGATGGAAAAATATTGGCAAAATCAGTCATGGCTGAAGACCGTTTACGTCGGACTCATGCCCATCTGTTTTTCCGTCCTCTTTTTTTTGGGTCGGGACAAGCGCAGGATATTCTTTGCGTTCATAATGCTTATTTCTCTGATACTGGCCCTTGGTGGCAACACTCCGCTCTACAAGCTATTGTGCAGAATTCCACCTTTCAACGCGATTCGTTATCCGGTAAAATTTCTCTTTCTGCTGTTCTTCGGCATCTCTGTGAGCACGGCCTTCGGCCTGGACCGACTGAGAACGTATTTCGAGAATAGAGACAGAAAGATAGAGTGCACGGTCCAGGTATCGCTCTATGTAGGCTTGGTTTTTGCTATCCTGTGGGGCTATTGCAGTTTTTACGGCGCCTCTGTGGAAAATTTCCTGCTGGCGCACGGGTTCAAGCCGCCTCTGTACAACGAGATATGGTTTAACCTGCACAATCTGAAACGGTTTCTGCTGTTCTCTTTCCTGTTTTGCCTGGCGCTTTTTCTTTACTTGAAAAGCGAAAAAGGCGGGTTTCGAAAGATTCTCCTCTCTTTTGTTCTCTGCGTGAGTATTGCGGACCTATTTCTTGCGAATTACGGGTTCTTCAGCTCTGTTCCGTGGAAATGGTTTGTAGCAAAAGAGGGTGTTGTTAAAGAGATCCCTGCCCCCGTCGGCACTGAAAGGTATTTCGTTACCGTTAAAACCGAGTATCAGTTCCAGAATGTGGTATTGGGCAAGAACAGTATGAGTTCTCCCTATGCATCGATGTACGGCCTGTACGCTATCGGCGGATCGGAAGTCATGCGGGTTCAAAGTCAGGATACTTTCTTACGTATGTTTTCGTGCTTTAAGAATGTAGTGGAAGCGGAGAGGCTCCTTGACATGGGGGGTATTAAGTACGTGATCATTTCCTACGAGGTGGACAACAAGGATTTCAAACTGATTGCAAAAGAGGGCATGGGCGACCAGGCGGCCTACCTTTATGAATACGAGAGGTATCCTGGAAGATTCCTGCTCTTTGATAAGGTCAGAAAGGTGGATACCACTGAAGATACAGTAAAGACAATGGTAGAGAGCAAAGACATTGATTTCAGAAAGACACTCGTTATAACGGATAAGCATATTCCATATCTCACAGCAGAACAACCGCTTCAGGGGGAAATGACGCTTGTCTCGTACGAGCCCAACAAGTCGATCATCACATGTGATACGAATCAGGATGCCTTTCTCTACGTGAGCGATACCTATTATCCGGGGTGGAGGGCCTATGTGGACGGCAAAGAAACCAGGATATACCGCGCAAATCTTGCCTTCAGGGCCGTTCAGGTGCCCAAAGGCAGACATACCGTCGTCTTCAGATACGTCCCTACGTCCTTCTACGTGGGGCTTTGCCTCACCTTCCTCGGCATACTGCTGTGTATCTGTCTGGTGAGGAAAGACGGAAAATCCAGAGCTTAA
- a CDS encoding prepilin-type N-terminal cleavage/methylation domain-containing protein, producing MGKRREEGYTLRSFRNTIGNSKGFTLIELIIVIIIIGILAAVAIPKYLEIKQDAGDATAKGILSALRGSSAILFAQYNIKGTTTPYTMGDIIGAASIQGVTLAGTDGSSVQVQIPGAATYTMSINVTATLPTTPASIACASVSGDTTNRCTTW from the coding sequence ATGGGCAAAAGACGAGAGGAGGGATACACCTTGAGGTCGTTCAGGAATACCATCGGGAATAGCAAGGGCTTTACCTTGATAGAGTTGATCATCGTCATCATTATCATCGGTATATTGGCCGCCGTTGCAATACCGAAATATCTGGAGATTAAACAGGACGCCGGTGATGCCACCGCCAAAGGTATTTTGAGCGCGTTGAGAGGGTCGAGCGCCATACTATTTGCCCAGTACAACATAAAGGGAACCACCACGCCCTATACAATGGGCGATATAATCGGCGCTGCAAGCATCCAGGGGGTGACCCTCGCGGGCACCGACGGGAGCAGCGTGCAGGTGCAGATACCGGGGGCGGCAACGTATACCATGTCGATCAATGTGACAGCGACCTTACCCACAACCCCCGCTTCTATCGCATGTGCGTCAGTTTCGGGCGATACCACAAATAGGTGCACCACCTGGTGA
- a CDS encoding cyclic nucleotide-binding domain-containing protein — MLHHVISSVQEKMAMLEKSQWGSGLSPEDLEKFAQYLYVGKAAKEEPIFNEGAIEPYMCFISDGLVRIAKGDSKKTVKTICEIGPGRTFGEMSIIDGLPRSASAGAAEETTVLVLTKENFELILADHPKLGVSLYSKLAQMMSHRLRISDWMLVEYLYE, encoded by the coding sequence ATGCTCCACCATGTGATATCGTCCGTCCAGGAAAAGATGGCAATGCTTGAGAAATCGCAGTGGGGAAGCGGCTTGAGCCCGGAAGACCTGGAGAAATTCGCCCAATACCTCTACGTAGGAAAAGCTGCAAAAGAGGAACCCATATTCAACGAGGGTGCCATAGAACCATATATGTGCTTCATTTCGGATGGGCTCGTAAGAATCGCCAAGGGAGACTCAAAGAAGACCGTGAAAACGATTTGCGAAATAGGTCCGGGACGAACCTTCGGCGAAATGAGCATCATAGACGGTCTACCCCGATCGGCTTCAGCGGGTGCCGCCGAAGAGACGACTGTCCTCGTGCTCACAAAGGAAAACTTCGAATTGATTCTCGCCGATCATCCTAAGCTCGGCGTCTCACTCTATTCAAAACTCGCTCAGATGATGAGCCACCGGCTCCGTATATCGGACTGGATGCTCGTGGAATATCTCTACGAATAA
- a CDS encoding sigma-54 dependent transcriptional regulator: MHEHVVIIEDDPGVRFFLEEALKGEEYSVRSFTSYEEAIPAIDAATDLVIMDISLPGMDGLSATSDLKQKSDVPILIITAYGTKKNALEAIKRGATDFFIKPILLDELKVILKRVLGMRKLKKEVEFLREKEFEGHIFHGVVGKSEQMKTIFKEIKKVADKGLPVLVTGETGVGKEEAAKLIHLLSRRPGEFVVVNCASIPDNLLESELFGYEKGAFTGAIQQKQGKFEAADRGTIVLDEIGEMTPYLQAKLLRAVEKQEVEHLGSTKTYKVDIRVVSTTNRVMETQIKEGKFREDLYFRLAQIHIVIPPLRERREDIAVLIDYVLHNLEKDKGKIMSVSDEARGILLEYAWPGNVRELIGIMRRAVIMCEGEVISVDDLPLHLRGGYSLASQTTYSDKSLDDAISELEKSMIIDALKKTQGSQAKAAKILGISERSMWYRVKKYEIDMGVR, from the coding sequence ATGCATGAACACGTAGTGATTATCGAAGATGACCCCGGTGTAAGATTTTTTCTGGAAGAGGCGTTAAAGGGGGAAGAATACTCAGTGCGCTCTTTCACCTCCTATGAAGAGGCGATCCCTGCGATCGATGCGGCTACAGACCTCGTTATTATGGATATAAGCCTTCCGGGTATGGACGGACTCTCGGCCACGAGCGACCTGAAGCAGAAAAGCGATGTGCCCATCCTCATTATTACGGCGTACGGAACCAAGAAGAACGCTCTTGAGGCCATAAAAAGGGGCGCCACCGATTTTTTTATAAAGCCGATCCTTCTCGACGAATTGAAGGTCATTTTGAAGAGGGTCCTCGGCATGCGAAAGCTCAAGAAGGAAGTAGAGTTCTTGAGAGAGAAGGAGTTCGAAGGCCACATATTTCACGGCGTTGTAGGAAAATCGGAGCAGATGAAGACCATCTTCAAGGAGATCAAAAAGGTTGCCGACAAAGGGTTACCGGTGCTTGTTACCGGTGAGACGGGGGTGGGTAAAGAGGAAGCGGCGAAACTTATACACCTGTTATCCAGGCGACCGGGCGAATTTGTTGTGGTCAACTGTGCCTCCATACCGGACAACCTGCTTGAGAGCGAGCTCTTCGGATATGAAAAGGGTGCGTTTACCGGCGCCATTCAACAGAAACAGGGCAAATTCGAGGCGGCCGACAGAGGAACGATCGTGCTCGACGAAATAGGGGAGATGACCCCGTACCTTCAGGCAAAGCTGCTGAGGGCCGTGGAAAAGCAGGAGGTTGAGCACCTCGGTTCAACCAAAACGTATAAGGTCGATATACGGGTTGTCTCCACCACGAACCGCGTGATGGAGACCCAGATAAAAGAGGGCAAATTCAGGGAAGACCTGTACTTTCGTCTGGCCCAGATACATATAGTGATACCGCCCCTGCGGGAAAGACGCGAGGACATAGCGGTTCTCATCGATTATGTGCTGCACAATCTCGAAAAAGACAAGGGTAAAATTATGTCTGTTTCGGATGAGGCGCGAGGCATCCTGCTCGAATATGCGTGGCCAGGCAATGTGCGGGAGTTGATTGGCATCATGAGAAGGGCGGTGATCATGTGTGAGGGCGAGGTGATAAGTGTTGATGATCTTCCGCTTCATTTGAGGGGCGGTTATTCACTTGCGAGTCAGACCACATATTCGGACAAATCGCTGGATGATGCGATTTCGGAACTGGAAAAGAGCATGATAATCGATGCCCTGAAGAAAACACAGGGATCACAGGCAAAAGCGGCAAAGATTTTGGGCATTTCTGAACGGAGCATGTGGTACAGGGTAAAGAAATATGAGATCGATATGGGCGTGAGATGA